One segment of Bradyrhizobium sp. WD16 DNA contains the following:
- a CDS encoding YeiH family protein, translating into MAGAEEQKGGRAGVLARSFLNVLPGTLLCIGITAAAIAVQAVEEHAFAHPYVEALVLAILIGIIVRSAWQPGPRWAAGISFSGKFLLELAVMMLGASISLGAIVASGPALLTGIIAAVLLAILASYSISRAFGLPQRISILIACGNSICGNSAIAAVAPVIGASSDDIASSIAFTAVLGVVVVLALPLAFPLFHLTETQYGTLAGLTVYAVPQVLAATLPIGIVATQVGTLVKLVRVLMLGPVVVSLSLLRGRLAADSGAATGVKKPGLSHLVPWFIVGFLLLATLHSLGLVPDAAIRPITYASALLTIVSMAALGLAVDVRVIGRLGPRITFAVTCSLIVLFVISMILIRVLRIG; encoded by the coding sequence ATGGCAGGGGCAGAAGAGCAGAAGGGCGGCAGAGCGGGCGTGTTGGCGCGCTCGTTTCTTAACGTGCTCCCCGGCACATTGCTTTGCATCGGCATCACCGCGGCGGCGATTGCCGTCCAGGCGGTCGAGGAGCACGCATTCGCTCACCCTTACGTCGAAGCGCTGGTGCTCGCGATCCTGATCGGCATCATCGTCCGCAGCGCCTGGCAGCCCGGGCCGCGCTGGGCGGCCGGGATCTCCTTCAGCGGCAAATTCCTACTCGAACTCGCGGTGATGATGCTGGGGGCGTCCATCAGCCTCGGCGCCATCGTCGCCTCGGGACCGGCGCTGCTCACCGGCATCATCGCCGCCGTGCTGCTGGCGATCCTGGCGAGCTATTCCATCAGCCGCGCCTTCGGCCTGCCGCAGCGCATCTCGATCCTGATCGCCTGCGGCAATTCGATCTGCGGCAATTCGGCCATCGCCGCGGTGGCGCCGGTGATCGGCGCCAGCAGCGACGACATCGCGTCCTCAATCGCCTTCACCGCGGTGCTCGGCGTCGTGGTGGTGCTGGCGCTGCCCCTCGCCTTCCCCCTGTTCCATCTCACCGAGACCCAGTACGGCACCCTCGCCGGGCTGACCGTCTATGCGGTGCCTCAGGTGCTCGCCGCCACGCTGCCGATCGGCATCGTCGCAACGCAGGTCGGCACGCTGGTCAAGCTGGTACGGGTGTTGATGCTCGGCCCCGTCGTGGTGTCGCTGTCGCTGCTGCGTGGCCGCCTTGCTGCCGACAGCGGCGCAGCGACCGGCGTGAAGAAGCCCGGCCTTTCCCATTTGGTGCCGTGGTTCATCGTCGGCTTCCTGCTGCTCGCCACCCTACACTCGCTCGGCCTCGTTCCCGATGCCGCAATCCGTCCGATCACCTATGCCTCGGCCCTGCTCACCATCGTCTCCATGGCGGCACTCGGCCTTGCGGTCGACGTCCGGGTGATCGGGCGGCTCGGTCCCCGCATCACCTTCGCCGTGACCTGTTCGCTGATCGTGCTGTTCGTCATCAGCATGATCCTGATCCGCGTGCTGCGGATCGGGTGA
- a CDS encoding MarC family protein — translation MVPIAYVFTILFLALGPLKPIPAFHKLTRQADRRYRIRVAVLATLISAAVIALVALFGAGTIQSWHVSTAALEIAIGILLLRSTFSTLSSLEEAMKHTGERAGSESPNPVSAAALAFSPIAIPTIVTPTGVVTVVLFLSLAQGNDTLQNQIYVVLVLMLALNLVGMLFAGFIIRFVGLATLAVVGWVFATLQAALAVDVTLTGLKLAGFVPH, via the coding sequence GTGGTTCCCATCGCGTATGTCTTCACCATCCTGTTCCTCGCGTTGGGACCCTTGAAGCCGATTCCGGCCTTCCACAAACTGACCAGACAGGCTGATAGAAGGTACCGAATCCGCGTCGCTGTGCTGGCAACGCTGATCTCAGCTGCGGTCATTGCGCTGGTCGCATTATTCGGCGCGGGAACTATCCAGAGTTGGCATGTGTCGACTGCGGCACTCGAGATCGCCATCGGCATCTTGCTGTTACGGTCAACGTTCTCAACACTGTCATCGCTGGAGGAGGCGATGAAACACACCGGCGAACGTGCGGGAAGCGAAAGCCCCAATCCGGTGTCCGCTGCGGCGCTTGCTTTCTCGCCAATCGCGATTCCGACAATCGTTACCCCGACTGGTGTCGTCACCGTAGTGTTGTTTCTATCGCTCGCCCAAGGTAATGACACCCTTCAAAATCAAATCTACGTCGTGCTTGTCCTCATGCTTGCGCTTAATCTCGTCGGCATGCTGTTCGCGGGTTTTATCATTCGATTTGTCGGCTTAGCGACGCTCGCGGTCGTTGGGTGGGTCTTTGCGACCTTGCAGGCGGCACTCGCCGTAGACGTGACTCTAACGGGTCTAAAGCTTGCCGGCTTCGTGCCGCACTGA
- a CDS encoding xanthine dehydrogenase family protein molybdopterin-binding subunit, which produces MQTTVAPLAEGETSTGPVPRFGIGQPLRRSEDLRFITGRGHYVDDTPDKGLLHAAFLRSPQAHAEIRAIDVTRARAAPGVVAVYTGADWQAAGFTGLPQRPAIKQADGSPIATPPRPGLAVGRVRHVGECVAMVVAESAAQANDALELIEVDYAPLSVVVDARGALAPGAPELWPEHAPGNLGFVWRVGDVDKAATALAASAHVIELDLVNNRLIPNSMEPRGVIARREAKSGRITFSGSIQNPFNFQSQLCDLFGWPKDKLHCRADDVGGGFGCKNQLQPEHAMTLFACDSLDRSIKWINDRSGSFVSDAHARDLVTHVSLGLDVTGRFTALKVETFANLGGHLSTNGALIPTIPTAAVLGGAYAIPVIGMEVRAAFTNTVPVDAYRGAGRPEAIYLVERTIDVAARRLGMSAVKLRRKNLIKPSQLPYRTALGREIDSGAFETVLGRALELADEKGFAKRAQAARRRNRRCGLGVAYYLEATLGPPADAARIAFAADGRATLAVGTQSNGQGHETSFVQIAASQFGLDPSQFIFRQADTDLTAEGGGHGGSRSLQLGGTAVLLAARQVIAKAKTIAAHLLETGEVDLEFTGGRFAVAGTDRAIAFTEVVAASFDPARLPKGMTPGLDEAARYEREAFNYPNGCHVCEVEIDLDTGIPRVVNYTVVDDFGRIINPLIVRGQVIGGVVQGIGQALYEETRYDEAGQLVTASFMDYSLPRADDLAPITVDLYEDAPTRTNPLGAKGCGEAGATGAPPAVVNAVVDALKEFGIEHLDMPLTREKIWAAIRQQA; this is translated from the coding sequence ATGCAGACCACCGTTGCCCCGTTGGCAGAGGGCGAGACCTCGACCGGACCGGTGCCGCGGTTCGGCATCGGCCAGCCGCTGCGCCGGAGCGAGGACCTGCGCTTCATCACCGGCCGCGGCCACTATGTCGACGATACGCCGGACAAGGGTCTGCTTCATGCCGCCTTCCTGCGCTCGCCCCAGGCCCATGCCGAGATCCGCGCCATCGACGTGACGCGCGCCAGGGCTGCGCCCGGCGTCGTGGCGGTCTACACCGGCGCCGACTGGCAGGCGGCCGGCTTCACCGGCCTGCCGCAACGCCCGGCCATCAAGCAGGCCGACGGTTCGCCGATCGCGACGCCGCCGCGGCCTGGGCTCGCGGTCGGGCGTGTCCGTCATGTCGGCGAATGCGTCGCCATGGTGGTGGCGGAGAGCGCGGCGCAGGCCAACGACGCGCTGGAATTGATCGAGGTCGATTATGCGCCGCTCTCCGTGGTGGTCGATGCGCGCGGCGCGCTGGCGCCGGGGGCACCCGAGCTGTGGCCGGAGCATGCGCCGGGCAATCTCGGTTTTGTCTGGCGGGTCGGCGACGTCGACAAGGCGGCGACGGCGCTCGCCGCCTCGGCCCATGTCATCGAGCTCGATCTCGTCAACAACCGCCTGATCCCCAATTCCATGGAGCCGCGCGGCGTCATCGCCCGGCGCGAGGCCAAGAGCGGCCGCATCACCTTCTCCGGCTCGATTCAGAACCCCTTCAACTTCCAGAGCCAGCTCTGCGACCTGTTCGGCTGGCCCAAGGACAAGCTGCATTGCCGGGCCGATGATGTCGGCGGCGGATTCGGCTGCAAGAACCAGCTCCAGCCCGAACACGCCATGACGTTGTTCGCCTGCGACAGCCTCGACCGCTCGATCAAGTGGATCAATGATCGCAGCGGCTCCTTCGTCTCCGATGCCCATGCGCGTGACCTCGTCACCCACGTATCGCTCGGCCTCGACGTCACCGGCCGCTTCACTGCGCTCAAAGTCGAGACCTTCGCCAATCTCGGTGGCCATCTCTCCACCAATGGCGCGCTGATCCCGACGATTCCAACCGCTGCCGTGCTCGGCGGCGCCTACGCGATTCCGGTGATCGGCATGGAGGTGCGCGCCGCCTTCACCAATACGGTGCCGGTCGATGCCTATCGCGGCGCCGGCCGGCCGGAGGCGATCTATCTCGTCGAGCGCACCATCGACGTCGCGGCGCGCCGGCTCGGGATGTCGGCGGTCAAGCTGCGCCGCAAGAACCTGATCAAGCCGTCGCAATTGCCCTATCGCACCGCGCTCGGCCGCGAGATCGACAGCGGCGCGTTCGAGACGGTGCTCGGCCGCGCCCTCGAACTCGCCGACGAGAAGGGCTTTGCCAAGCGGGCGCAGGCGGCGCGCAGGCGGAACCGGAGGTGCGGGCTCGGCGTCGCCTATTATCTCGAGGCGACCCTCGGGCCGCCCGCCGATGCCGCGCGCATCGCCTTCGCGGCGGATGGCCGGGCGACGCTGGCAGTCGGCACCCAGTCCAACGGTCAGGGCCATGAGACGAGTTTCGTGCAGATCGCGGCTTCGCAATTCGGTCTCGATCCGTCGCAATTCATCTTCCGCCAGGCCGACACCGATCTCACCGCCGAAGGCGGCGGCCACGGCGGCTCGCGCTCGCTGCAACTCGGCGGTACGGCGGTGCTGCTCGCCGCGCGCCAGGTGATCGCCAAGGCGAAGACCATCGCCGCCCATCTGCTGGAGACCGGCGAGGTCGATCTCGAATTCACCGGCGGCCGTTTCGCCGTCGCCGGCACCGATCGCGCCATCGCCTTCACCGAGGTGGTGGCGGCGTCATTCGATCCGGCGCGGTTGCCCAAGGGCATGACGCCGGGGCTTGATGAAGCGGCGCGCTACGAGCGCGAAGCCTTCAACTATCCCAACGGCTGTCATGTCTGCGAAGTCGAGATCGATCTCGACACCGGCATTCCGCGGGTCGTCAATTACACCGTGGTCGACGATTTCGGCCGCATCATCAATCCGCTGATCGTGCGCGGTCAGGTGATCGGCGGCGTGGTGCAGGGCATCGGCCAGGCGCTCTATGAAGAGACGCGCTATGACGAAGCGGGGCAGCTCGTGACCGCGTCCTTCATGGATTACAGCCTGCCGCGCGCCGATGACCTCGCGCCGATCACCGTCGATCTCTACGAGGATGCGCCGACCAGGACCAATCCGCTGGGCGCCAAGGGATGCGGCGAGGCCGGCGCCACCGGCGCGCCGCCGGCGGTGGTCAATGCGGTCGTCGATGCGCTCAAGGAATTCGGCATCGAGCATCTCGACATGCCGCTGACCCGCGAGAAGATCTGGGCAGCAATCCGGCAACAGGCGTGA
- a CDS encoding xanthine dehydrogenase family protein molybdopterin-binding subunit — MNVLPKDLRFGAGVPVKRVEDLRLVTGRGHYVDDQRHADALWLVVLRSPHAHARIAAIDTDAARAMPGVVAIYTGADLVADDVGTLPTLPIFKRPDGSPMAYAPRRLLAHERVRFTGEPVAAVVADSRANAQAAAEVIAVDYAVEPAVTDPVAAAEPGAPRVWQDCPDNVVAGMSYGDAAAVEAAFKAAAHTVSLDVVSQRLVPAAMEPRSVIAEIEKGGRLVMHMQTQTPTQTRDTLAGAVLKRPPDSVLIRVGDIGGGFGQKTGLYPEDGIVAYAAVKLQRKVRWRGERTDDFVGGTHGRDLTSTAEFALDAKGRVQAFRVRSIGGTGAYLSGTGVIIPLVLGPFVATGTYDLPLVHIDVKAVMTHTAPVGAYRGAGRPEAVYIVERLMDAAARKLGMDPRKIRKLNFVKPGQMPYTTATGQTYDSGAFAHMLDRASELADWDGFAARKRAAKAKGLLYGRGLASYIEWTGGRAHTEKVSLRATGDGKVVLHSATQAMGQGLETAYSQMISAALGIPMDKVVVIQGNTDLAQGFGSVGSRSLFVGGTAAVVSSVDLITKAREGAANVLEAGVGDIEYHEGVLTVAGTDRRISLFDLAGRLPGGELAVDSEGEVDGPSWPNGTHICEVEIDPQTGITNVVRYTTVDDVGVAVNPMLVTGQIHGGVAQGVGQALYEGVHYDGEGQLLTATWQDYCVPRASDVPPVGVTLDGSAPCRTNPLGAKGCGESGAIGGPPCVVNAAMDALAPVGVANLHAPLTPQKVWAAIREAQAAAAA, encoded by the coding sequence ATGAACGTATTGCCCAAGGATCTGAGGTTCGGTGCCGGCGTGCCGGTCAAGCGCGTCGAGGATCTGCGCCTCGTCACCGGCCGTGGGCATTACGTCGACGATCAACGTCACGCCGACGCGCTGTGGCTGGTGGTGCTGCGCTCGCCGCACGCTCATGCCCGCATCGCGGCGATCGACACCGACGCCGCCCGGGCGATGCCGGGCGTGGTGGCGATCTATACCGGCGCCGATCTCGTCGCCGACGATGTCGGCACGCTGCCGACCCTGCCGATCTTCAAGCGCCCCGATGGCTCGCCGATGGCCTACGCGCCGCGCCGCCTGCTCGCCCATGAGCGCGTCCGCTTCACCGGCGAGCCGGTGGCTGCGGTGGTGGCCGACAGCCGCGCCAACGCCCAGGCGGCGGCGGAAGTCATCGCCGTCGATTACGCGGTCGAGCCCGCGGTGACCGATCCCGTCGCCGCGGCAGAGCCCGGCGCGCCGCGGGTCTGGCAGGACTGTCCGGACAATGTCGTTGCCGGCATGAGCTATGGCGATGCCGCCGCGGTGGAGGCTGCCTTCAAGGCGGCCGCTCACACCGTGTCGCTCGACGTCGTCAGCCAGCGTCTGGTGCCGGCCGCCATGGAGCCGCGCAGCGTCATCGCCGAGATCGAGAAGGGCGGCCGTCTCGTCATGCACATGCAGACCCAGACGCCGACCCAGACCCGCGATACCCTTGCCGGCGCGGTGCTGAAGCGTCCGCCGGACAGCGTGCTGATCCGCGTCGGCGACATCGGCGGCGGCTTCGGCCAGAAGACCGGGCTCTATCCCGAGGACGGCATCGTCGCCTATGCCGCGGTGAAGCTGCAGCGCAAGGTGCGCTGGCGCGGCGAACGCACCGATGATTTCGTCGGTGGCACCCATGGCCGCGACCTGACCTCGACCGCCGAATTCGCGCTCGACGCCAAGGGGCGCGTCCAGGCTTTCCGCGTCCGCTCGATCGGCGGCACCGGCGCCTATCTCAGCGGTACCGGCGTCATCATTCCTCTGGTGCTCGGCCCGTTCGTCGCCACCGGCACCTACGACCTGCCGCTGGTTCATATCGACGTGAAGGCGGTGATGACCCACACCGCGCCGGTCGGGGCCTATCGCGGCGCCGGCCGTCCGGAAGCGGTTTATATCGTCGAGCGGCTGATGGACGCTGCGGCGCGCAAGCTCGGCATGGATCCGCGCAAGATCCGCAAGCTCAATTTCGTCAAGCCGGGACAGATGCCCTACACCACGGCAACCGGCCAGACCTATGACAGCGGCGCTTTTGCCCACATGCTCGATCGCGCTTCCGAACTGGCGGACTGGGACGGCTTTGCCGCGCGCAAGCGAGCCGCCAAGGCCAAGGGTCTGCTCTATGGTCGCGGCCTCGCGAGCTATATCGAATGGACCGGCGGGCGTGCCCACACCGAAAAGGTCAGCCTGCGCGCTACCGGTGACGGCAAGGTGGTGCTGCATTCGGCGACCCAGGCCATGGGTCAGGGGCTCGAGACCGCCTATAGCCAGATGATCAGCGCCGCGCTCGGCATTCCCATGGACAAGGTCGTGGTGATCCAGGGCAATACCGACCTCGCCCAGGGCTTCGGCAGTGTCGGCTCGCGCTCGCTGTTCGTCGGCGGTACCGCCGCGGTGGTGTCGTCGGTCGATCTCATCACCAAGGCGCGCGAAGGCGCCGCCAATGTGCTGGAGGCCGGCGTCGGCGACATCGAATATCACGAGGGGGTGCTGACGGTCGCCGGTACCGACCGCCGCATCAGCCTGTTCGATCTCGCCGGCCGCCTGCCGGGCGGCGAGCTGGCGGTCGACAGCGAGGGCGAGGTCGACGGCCCGAGCTGGCCGAACGGCACCCATATCTGCGAGGTCGAGATCGATCCCCAGACTGGCATCACCAACGTGGTGCGCTATACGACGGTCGATGACGTCGGCGTCGCCGTCAATCCGATGCTGGTGACCGGCCAGATCCACGGCGGGGTGGCGCAAGGCGTCGGCCAGGCGCTTTACGAAGGCGTCCATTACGACGGCGAAGGCCAGCTCCTGACCGCTACCTGGCAGGACTACTGCGTCCCGCGGGCCAGCGATGTGCCGCCGGTCGGCGTTACGCTGGACGGCTCGGCGCCGTGCCGCACCAATCCACTCGGCGCCAAGGGCTGCGGCGAATCCGGCGCCATCGGCGGACCTCCCTGCGTGGTCAATGCGGCGATGGATGCGCTGGCGCCGGTCGGCGTCGCCAATCTGCATGCGCCGCTCACCCCGCAGAAGGTCTGGGCGGCGATCAGGGAGGCGCAGGCCGCCGCGGCGGCCTGA
- a CDS encoding FMN-binding glutamate synthase family protein — protein sequence METLMLPFTPRFIVLTICTVVTALLLVLGIFDHKVFDLVLLPLVIFAALTALGFRDLVQKRHAVLRNYPISAHLRFLLEEIRPEMRQYFFESEKDGKPFSRDTRAVVYQRAKMDLDKRPFGTQEDVYREGYEWMHHSVAPKPVASEMFRLAIGGPDCLKPYSASIFNVSAMSFGALSPNAVRALNGAARKGGFAQDTGEGGISPYHREMGGDLIWEVGSGYFGCRTVDANFDGEKFAGLAVLDQVKMVELKISQGAKPGHGGVLPAAKVSREIASIRGVPLGEDCISPPYHKAFADPIGMMRFIAEMRRLSGGKPAGFKLCIGHPWEFLAICKAMLETGSYPDFIVVDGNEGGTGAAPLEFMDHMGMPMREGVNFVHNALVGIGARDRIRIGASGKIATAFDIARAMALGADWCNAARGFMFSIGCIQSLSCHTDRCPTGVATQDPTRARALVVPDKLTRACNYHHATLHALAEITAAGGFTHPGEMMPAHFSRRVSGVEVMTFTQLYPALRPGELLEGTKDLRYRDAWAMARPDTFAAAV from the coding sequence ATGGAAACCCTAATGCTGCCGTTCACCCCGCGCTTCATCGTGCTGACCATCTGCACGGTGGTGACGGCGCTCCTGCTCGTCCTCGGCATCTTCGACCATAAAGTCTTCGATCTCGTGCTGCTGCCGCTGGTGATCTTCGCGGCGCTCACCGCGCTGGGCTTCCGCGACCTGGTGCAGAAGCGCCACGCGGTATTGCGCAACTATCCGATCTCCGCGCATCTGCGATTTCTTCTCGAGGAGATCCGGCCCGAGATGCGGCAGTATTTCTTCGAGAGCGAGAAGGACGGCAAGCCGTTTAGCCGCGACACCCGCGCGGTGGTTTATCAGCGCGCCAAGATGGACCTCGACAAGCGGCCGTTCGGCACGCAGGAGGACGTCTATCGCGAGGGCTACGAATGGATGCACCATTCGGTGGCGCCGAAGCCGGTCGCTTCCGAGATGTTCCGCCTGGCGATTGGCGGCCCTGACTGCCTCAAGCCCTATTCGGCCTCGATCTTCAACGTTTCGGCCATGAGCTTCGGCGCCCTCAGTCCCAATGCGGTGCGCGCGCTCAATGGCGCCGCCAGGAAGGGTGGCTTCGCCCAGGATACCGGCGAGGGCGGCATCAGCCCCTATCATCGAGAGATGGGCGGCGACCTGATCTGGGAGGTCGGTTCGGGCTATTTCGGCTGTCGCACCGTCGACGCCAATTTCGACGGCGAGAAATTCGCGGGGCTGGCCGTGCTCGATCAGGTCAAGATGGTCGAGCTCAAGATCAGCCAGGGCGCCAAGCCGGGCCACGGCGGCGTGCTGCCGGCAGCCAAGGTGTCGCGCGAGATCGCCAGCATCCGTGGCGTGCCGCTCGGCGAGGATTGCATCTCGCCACCCTATCACAAGGCGTTCGCCGATCCGATCGGGATGATGCGCTTCATCGCCGAGATGCGCCGCCTGTCGGGCGGCAAGCCGGCCGGTTTCAAGCTGTGCATCGGCCATCCCTGGGAGTTCCTGGCGATCTGCAAGGCGATGCTGGAGACCGGCAGCTATCCCGATTTCATCGTGGTCGACGGCAACGAGGGCGGGACCGGCGCGGCGCCGCTCGAATTCATGGACCATATGGGCATGCCGATGCGCGAAGGTGTCAATTTCGTGCATAACGCGCTCGTCGGCATCGGCGCTCGCGACCGCATCCGTATCGGCGCTTCGGGCAAGATCGCCACGGCCTTCGATATCGCCCGCGCCATGGCGCTCGGCGCCGACTGGTGCAACGCGGCCCGCGGCTTCATGTTTTCGATCGGCTGCATCCAGTCGCTGAGCTGCCACACCGATCGCTGTCCCACTGGCGTCGCGACCCAGGACCCGACCCGGGCGCGGGCCCTGGTGGTGCCGGACAAGCTGACCCGCGCCTGCAATTATCATCACGCCACGCTGCATGCGCTGGCGGAAATCACCGCGGCGGGCGGCTTCACGCATCCGGGTGAAATGATGCCGGCGCATTTCTCGCGCCGCGTCTCCGGTGTCGAGGTGATGACCTTCACCCAGCTCTATCCGGCATTGCGGCCGGGTGAGCTGCTCGAGGGCACCAAGGATCTGCGCTATCGCGACGCCTGGGCGATGGCGCGGCCGGACACCTTCGCCGCGGCGGTCTGA